A window from Pseudomonas kribbensis encodes these proteins:
- the hslV gene encoding ATP-dependent protease subunit HslV yields MTTIVSVRRHGKVVMGGDGQVSLGNTVMKGNAKKVRRLYHGQVIAGFAGATADAFTLFERFEGQLEKHQGHLIRAAVELAKEWRTDRSLSRLEAMLAVANKDASLIITGNGDVVEPEDGLIAMGSGGAYAQAAASALLKKTDLSAREIVETALGIAGDICVFTNHTQTIEEQDLAE; encoded by the coding sequence TTGACCACCATCGTTTCAGTCCGCCGCCACGGCAAAGTCGTCATGGGCGGCGACGGCCAGGTTTCTCTCGGCAACACCGTGATGAAAGGCAACGCGAAGAAAGTTCGTCGCCTGTACCACGGCCAGGTCATCGCCGGTTTTGCCGGTGCCACCGCCGACGCCTTTACCCTGTTCGAACGTTTCGAAGGCCAGCTCGAGAAACATCAGGGCCACCTGATCCGTGCCGCCGTCGAACTCGCCAAAGAATGGCGTACCGACCGCTCCTTGAGCCGCCTCGAAGCGATGCTCGCGGTCGCCAACAAGGACGCCTCCCTGATCATCACCGGCAACGGTGACGTGGTCGAACCCGAAGACGGCCTGATCGCCATGGGTTCCGGTGGCGCCTATGCGCAAGCCGCCGCCAGCGCCCTGCTGAAGAAGACCGACCTGTCGGCCCGCGAAATCGTCGAGACCGCTCTCGGCATCGCCGGCGACATCTGTGTATTCACCAACCACACCCAGACCATTGAGGAGCAGGATCTCGCTGAATAA
- the argS gene encoding arginine--tRNA ligase produces MKDTIRQLIQQALTQLVNEGVLPEGLTPAIQVENARDKTHGDFASNIAMMLAKPAGMKPRDLAEKIIAALPADENVTKAEIAGPGFINFFQNTQALASRLDAALADAHVGVRKAGPAQRTVVDLSAPNLAKEMHVGHLRSTIIGDGVARVLEFLGDTVIRQNHVGDWGTQFGMLMAYLQENPITSDELSDLENFYRAAKQRFDESPEFADRARGLVVKLQAGDAECLALWTKFKDISLSHCQKIYELLNVKLTMADVMGESAYNDDLINVVNDLKAAGMLVESNGAQCVFLDEFKNAEGEPLPVIIVKADGGYLYATTDLAAVRYRSGKLKADRALYFVDQRQALHFQQVFAVARKAGFVTHPMEMEHMGFGTMNGADGRPFKTRDGGTVKLIDLLTEAQERAYALVKEKNPTLADDELRSIAKVVGIGAVKYADLSKHRTSDYSFNFDQMLNLEGNTAPYLLYAYTRVAGVFRKLDKNYSEVDGQIVLEAPQEHDLAAKLAQFGEVLNNVAEKGTPHTLCTYLYDVAGLFSSFYEHCPILAAETPAQMQSRLRLAALTGRTLKQGLELLGLETLERM; encoded by the coding sequence ATGAAAGACACCATTCGCCAGCTGATCCAACAAGCCCTCACCCAACTCGTCAACGAAGGTGTGTTGCCTGAAGGCCTGACGCCGGCGATCCAGGTGGAAAACGCCCGGGACAAGACCCACGGCGATTTCGCCAGCAACATCGCCATGATGCTGGCCAAGCCTGCAGGCATGAAACCGCGCGATCTGGCAGAAAAAATCATCGCCGCCCTGCCGGCTGACGAGAACGTCACCAAGGCCGAAATCGCCGGCCCCGGCTTCATCAATTTCTTCCAGAACACTCAGGCACTGGCCTCGCGCCTCGACGCCGCTCTGGCCGACGCTCACGTTGGTGTGCGCAAGGCCGGCCCGGCGCAACGCACCGTGGTCGACCTGTCGGCGCCGAACCTGGCCAAAGAGATGCACGTCGGCCACTTGCGCTCGACCATCATCGGCGACGGCGTGGCCCGGGTGCTCGAATTTCTCGGCGATACCGTGATCCGTCAGAACCACGTCGGCGACTGGGGCACCCAGTTCGGCATGCTGATGGCCTACCTGCAGGAAAACCCGATCACCAGCGACGAGCTGTCGGACCTGGAAAACTTCTACCGCGCCGCCAAGCAGCGCTTCGACGAATCCCCGGAATTCGCCGACCGCGCCCGTGGCCTGGTGGTCAAGCTGCAGGCCGGCGATGCCGAATGCCTGGCGCTGTGGACCAAGTTCAAGGACATCTCGCTGTCGCACTGCCAGAAGATCTACGAACTGCTCAACGTCAAACTGACCATGGCCGACGTGATGGGCGAAAGCGCCTATAACGACGACCTGATCAACGTGGTCAACGACCTGAAAGCCGCCGGCATGCTGGTCGAAAGCAACGGCGCCCAGTGCGTGTTCCTCGACGAATTCAAGAACGCCGAAGGCGAGCCGTTGCCGGTGATCATCGTCAAGGCTGACGGCGGCTACCTGTACGCGACTACCGACCTCGCGGCCGTGCGCTACCGCAGCGGCAAACTGAAGGCCGACCGTGCGCTGTACTTCGTCGACCAGCGTCAGGCCCTGCACTTCCAGCAAGTGTTCGCCGTGGCGCGCAAGGCCGGTTTCGTGACCCATCCGATGGAAATGGAGCACATGGGCTTCGGCACCATGAACGGCGCCGACGGCCGTCCGTTCAAGACCCGTGACGGCGGCACCGTGAAGCTGATCGATCTGCTGACCGAAGCTCAGGAACGTGCCTACGCATTGGTAAAAGAGAAAAACCCGACACTGGCCGACGACGAACTGCGCAGCATCGCCAAGGTTGTGGGCATCGGCGCGGTGAAGTACGCCGACCTGTCGAAGCACCGCACCAGCGACTACAGCTTCAACTTCGACCAGATGCTCAACCTCGAAGGCAATACCGCGCCGTACCTGCTGTACGCCTACACCCGGGTGGCCGGCGTGTTCCGCAAGCTTGACAAGAATTACAGCGAAGTCGACGGCCAGATCGTCCTCGAAGCGCCGCAGGAGCACGATCTGGCAGCCAAACTGGCGCAGTTCGGCGAAGTGCTGAACAACGTTGCAGAAAAGGGCACGCCACACACCCTGTGCACCTACCTGTACGACGTGGCCGGCCTGTTCTCCAGTTTCTACGAGCACTGCCCGATCCTCGCCGCCGAGACCCCGGCACAAATGCAAAGCCGTCTGCGCCTTGCCGCGCTGACCGGCCGTACCCTCAAGCAAGGCCTGGAACTGCTCGGCCTGGAAACCCTGGAGCGCATGTAA
- a CDS encoding SPOR domain-containing protein — MAAKKKPAPKRGASRYQAPAKQPIPGWLWMAIGLTVGAFIVFLMKLEPGKGSDTVKREKVEQQQQQKATKIAEANKTPPSPTQPVKPKYDFYTLLPESEVIVPPDAVPEKTLPTPQVPAIPTTPVTPAEAAKIDTARAQAALAGITPPPAPPVTKAAPVTKFFLQAGSFRKQTDADKVRAQIILLGQAVAVESGTVKDETWYRVLVGPFSNREQLTTAQKQLAGAGFSNLLLQQRQSR, encoded by the coding sequence TTGGCTGCCAAGAAAAAACCTGCACCCAAGCGTGGCGCCAGCCGTTACCAAGCTCCTGCGAAGCAACCGATCCCGGGCTGGCTGTGGATGGCCATCGGCCTGACGGTCGGTGCGTTCATCGTGTTCCTGATGAAACTGGAGCCGGGCAAGGGCAGCGACACGGTCAAGCGCGAGAAGGTCGAGCAACAGCAACAACAGAAAGCCACCAAGATCGCCGAGGCCAACAAGACCCCGCCGAGCCCGACGCAACCGGTGAAGCCGAAGTACGACTTCTACACCCTGCTGCCGGAATCGGAAGTGATCGTGCCGCCTGACGCCGTGCCGGAGAAAACCCTGCCGACGCCACAAGTGCCAGCGATCCCGACCACGCCGGTGACCCCGGCGGAAGCGGCGAAGATCGACACCGCGCGCGCCCAGGCTGCGCTGGCCGGTATCACCCCGCCACCAGCGCCGCCGGTGACCAAGGCTGCACCGGTGACCAAGTTCTTCCTCCAGGCCGGCTCGTTCCGCAAGCAGACAGATGCCGACAAGGTCCGCGCGCAGATCATTCTGCTCGGCCAGGCGGTCGCGGTTGAGTCCGGGACGGTGAAGGATGAAACCTGGTATCGCGTACTGGTCGGCCCGTTCAGCAACCGCGAACAACTGACCACCGCCCAGAAGCAATTGGCGGGCGCAGGGTTCAGCAACCTGTTGTTACAACAACGCCAGAGCCGCTGA
- the phaC gene encoding class II poly(R)-hydroxyalkanoic acid synthase produces the protein MSNKNNDDLKYQASENTLGLNPVVGLRGKDLLASARMVLTQAIKQPIHSVKHVTHFGIELKNVLFGKSELQPAGDDRRFVDPAWSQNPLYKRYLQTYLAWRKELHAWIDDSSLSPKDIARGHFVINLMTEAMAPTNTAANPAAVKRFFETGGKSLLDGLSHLAKDLVHNGGMPSQVNMGAFEVGKTLGVSEGAVVFRNDVLELIQYKPITEQVHERPLLVVPPQINKFYVFDLSPDKSLARFCLRNNVQTFIVSWRNPTKEQREWGLSTYIEALKEAVDVVTAITGSKDVNMLGACSGGITCTALLGHYAATGENKVNALTLLVSVLDTTLDSDVALFVDEQTLEMAKRHSYQAGVLEGKDMAKVFAWMRPNDLIWNYWVNNYLLGNEPPVFDILFWNNDTTRLPAAFHGDLIEMFKNNPLTRPDALEVCGTPIDLKKVRADIFSLAGTNDHITPWKSCYKSAQLFGGKVEFVLSSSGHIQSILNPPGNPKSRYMTSDEMTANADDWQENSTKHADSWWLHWQAWQAARSGELKKAPTKLGNKAYPAGEASPGTYVHER, from the coding sequence ATGAGTAACAAGAATAACGATGATTTGAAGTACCAAGCCTCGGAAAACACCCTGGGGCTGAATCCTGTCGTTGGGCTTCGCGGAAAGGATCTGCTGGCCTCTGCTCGAATGGTGCTGACCCAGGCCATCAAACAACCGATCCATAGCGTCAAACACGTCACTCATTTCGGCATCGAACTGAAGAACGTGCTGTTCGGCAAATCAGAACTGCAACCGGCAGGCGATGACCGTCGCTTTGTCGACCCGGCGTGGAGTCAGAACCCGCTGTACAAACGTTACCTGCAAACTTATCTGGCGTGGCGCAAGGAACTCCATGCCTGGATCGACGACAGCAGCCTCTCGCCCAAGGACATCGCGCGCGGCCACTTCGTGATCAACCTGATGACCGAAGCCATGGCGCCGACCAACACCGCAGCCAACCCGGCAGCGGTCAAACGCTTCTTCGAAACCGGCGGCAAGAGCCTGCTCGACGGCCTCTCGCATCTGGCCAAGGATCTGGTACACAACGGCGGCATGCCGAGCCAGGTCAACATGGGTGCGTTCGAGGTCGGCAAGACCTTGGGTGTGAGCGAAGGCGCGGTGGTGTTTCGCAACGACGTGCTGGAGCTGATCCAGTACAAACCGATCACCGAGCAAGTCCACGAGCGTCCGCTGCTGGTGGTGCCGCCGCAAATCAACAAGTTCTACGTATTCGACCTGAGCCCGGACAAGAGCCTGGCGCGTTTCTGCCTGCGCAACAATGTGCAGACCTTTATCGTCAGCTGGCGCAACCCGACCAAGGAACAGCGCGAGTGGGGCCTCTCGACCTACATCGAAGCCCTGAAGGAAGCGGTCGACGTGGTCACCGCGATCACCGGCAGCAAGGACGTCAACATGCTGGGCGCCTGCTCCGGCGGCATCACCTGCACCGCCCTGCTCGGCCACTACGCCGCCACCGGCGAAAACAAGGTCAATGCCCTGACCCTGCTGGTCAGCGTGCTCGACACCACCCTGGACAGCGACGTCGCCCTGTTCGTCGACGAGCAGACTCTGGAGATGGCCAAGCGTCATTCGTATCAGGCCGGCGTGCTCGAAGGCAAAGACATGGCCAAGGTCTTCGCCTGGATGCGCCCCAACGATCTGATCTGGAACTACTGGGTCAACAACTACCTGCTGGGCAACGAGCCGCCGGTGTTCGACATCCTGTTCTGGAACAACGACACCACCCGGTTGCCGGCCGCGTTCCACGGCGACCTGATCGAGATGTTCAAAAACAACCCACTGACCCGCCCCGATGCACTGGAAGTGTGCGGCACGCCGATCGACCTCAAGAAAGTCAGGGCCGACATCTTCTCGCTGGCCGGCACCAACGACCACATCACCCCGTGGAAGTCCTGCTACAAGTCGGCGCAGCTGTTTGGCGGCAAGGTGGAATTCGTGCTGTCCAGCAGCGGGCATATCCAGAGCATTCTGAACCCGCCGGGCAACCCGAAATCGCGCTACATGACCAGCGACGAAATGACCGCCAATGCCGATGACTGGCAGGAAAACTCGACCAAGCACGCCGACTCCTGGTGGCTGCACTGGCAGGCCTGGCAGGCGGCGCGTTCGGGCGAACTGAAAAAGGCACCGACGAAGCTGGGCAACAAGGCATATCCGGCAGGCGAAGCCTCGCCGGGTACTTACGTACACGAGCGGTAA
- the phaZ gene encoding poly(3-hydroxyalkanoate) depolymerase: protein MPQPFIFRTVELDGQTLRTAVRPGKPHLTPLLIFNGIGANLELVFPFVAALDPDLEVIAFDVPGVGGSSTPSRPYRFPGLAKLTARMLDYLDYGQVNVIGVSWGGALAQQFAHDYPERCKKLVLAATAAGAVMVPGKPKVLWMMASPRRYIQPSHVIRIAPMIYGGSFRRDPTLAASHAAKVRSAGKLGYYWQLFAGLGWTSIHWLHKIHQPTLVLAGDDDPLIPLINMRLLAWRIPNAQLHIIDDGHLFLITRAEAVAPIIMKFLQEERLRAVMHPHPTPLGG from the coding sequence ATGCCGCAACCGTTCATCTTCCGTACCGTCGAGCTGGATGGCCAGACCCTCCGGACCGCCGTACGCCCCGGCAAGCCTCACTTGACGCCCTTGCTGATTTTCAACGGCATCGGCGCCAACCTAGAGCTGGTGTTTCCTTTTGTCGCGGCGCTGGATCCGGACCTGGAAGTGATCGCCTTCGACGTGCCCGGTGTCGGCGGTTCTTCGACGCCGAGCCGGCCATATCGCTTTCCGGGCCTGGCCAAACTCACGGCACGGATGCTCGATTACCTCGACTACGGCCAGGTCAATGTGATCGGCGTGTCCTGGGGCGGCGCTCTGGCGCAGCAATTCGCCCATGACTATCCCGAGCGCTGCAAGAAGCTGGTACTGGCCGCCACGGCGGCGGGCGCGGTGATGGTGCCGGGCAAGCCGAAGGTGCTGTGGATGATGGCCAGCCCGCGTCGCTACATCCAGCCGTCCCATGTGATCCGCATCGCCCCGATGATCTACGGCGGCTCGTTCCGTCGCGACCCGACGCTCGCTGCCAGCCATGCGGCCAAGGTGCGTTCGGCAGGCAAGCTCGGCTACTACTGGCAACTGTTCGCGGGCCTTGGCTGGACCAGCATTCACTGGCTGCACAAGATCCATCAGCCGACCCTGGTGCTGGCCGGCGACGACGATCCGCTGATCCCGCTGATCAACATGCGTCTGCTCGCCTGGCGCATCCCCAACGCGCAATTGCACATCATCGATGACGGGCATCTGTTCCTCATCACCCGGGCCGAAGCCGTGGCGCCGATCATCATGAAATTTCTCCAGGAGGAACGTCTTCGCGCAGTGATGCACCCCCACCCGACACCGCTGGGCGGATAA
- the hslU gene encoding ATP-dependent protease ATPase subunit HslU: MSMTPREIVHELNRHIIGQDDAKRAVAIALRNRWRRMQLPEELRVEVTPKNILMIGPTGVGKTEIARRLAKLANAPFIKVEATKFTEVGYVGRDVESIIRDLADAAIKMLREQEMTRVRHRAEDAAEDRILDALLPPARMGFGNEDAPTQDSNTRQLFRKRLREGQLDDKEIEIEVAEMAGIEIATPPGMEEMTNQLQSLFANMGKGKKKSRKLKVKEALKLVRDEEAGRLVNEEELKAKALEAVEQHGIVFIDEIDKVAKRGNVGGADVSREGVQRDLLPLIEGCTVNTKLGMVKTDHILFIASGAFHLSKPSDLVPELQGRLPIRVELKALSPEDFERILSEPHASLTEQYCALLKTEGLNIQFQPEGIKRLAEIAWQVNEKTENIGARRLHTLLERLLEEVSFSAGDLASAHDDKAILIDAEYVNSHLGELAQNEDLSRYIL; the protein is encoded by the coding sequence ATGTCCATGACTCCCCGCGAAATCGTCCACGAACTCAACCGCCATATCATCGGCCAAGACGATGCCAAGCGCGCCGTCGCGATTGCCCTGCGCAACCGCTGGCGCCGCATGCAGCTGCCTGAAGAGCTGCGCGTTGAAGTAACCCCGAAGAACATCCTGATGATCGGCCCGACCGGTGTCGGTAAAACCGAGATCGCCCGCCGCCTGGCCAAGCTGGCCAACGCGCCGTTTATCAAGGTCGAAGCGACCAAGTTCACCGAAGTCGGCTACGTCGGCCGTGACGTCGAATCGATCATCCGCGATCTGGCCGATGCCGCGATCAAGATGCTGCGCGAGCAGGAAATGACCCGCGTGCGTCACCGCGCCGAAGACGCCGCCGAGGACCGCATCCTCGACGCCCTGCTGCCGCCGGCACGCATGGGCTTCGGCAACGAAGACGCGCCGACCCAGGACTCCAACACTCGCCAGCTGTTCCGCAAGCGTCTGCGCGAAGGTCAGCTGGACGACAAGGAAATCGAGATCGAAGTCGCCGAAATGGCCGGCATCGAGATCGCCACGCCGCCGGGCATGGAAGAAATGACCAACCAGCTGCAGTCCCTGTTCGCCAACATGGGCAAGGGCAAGAAGAAGTCCCGCAAGCTCAAGGTCAAGGAAGCGCTGAAATTGGTGCGCGATGAAGAAGCCGGTCGCCTGGTCAACGAAGAAGAGTTGAAGGCCAAGGCCCTGGAAGCGGTCGAGCAGCACGGCATCGTGTTCATCGACGAAATCGACAAGGTCGCCAAGCGCGGCAATGTGGGCGGCGCCGATGTGTCCCGTGAAGGCGTGCAGCGTGACCTGCTGCCGCTGATCGAAGGCTGCACCGTCAACACCAAGCTGGGCATGGTCAAGACCGACCACATCCTGTTCATCGCTTCCGGTGCGTTCCACCTGAGCAAGCCGAGCGATCTGGTGCCGGAGCTGCAAGGCCGTCTGCCGATCCGCGTCGAACTCAAGGCCCTGAGCCCGGAAGACTTCGAGCGCATCCTCAGCGAACCGCACGCCTCGCTCACCGAGCAGTACTGCGCACTGCTGAAGACCGAAGGCCTGAACATCCAGTTCCAGCCTGAAGGCATCAAGCGTCTGGCGGAGATCGCCTGGCAGGTCAACGAGAAGACCGAGAACATCGGTGCCCGTCGCCTGCACACGCTGCTCGAGCGCCTGCTGGAAGAGGTGTCGTTCAGTGCCGGCGATCTGGCCAGCGCCCACGACGACAAGGCGATCCTGATCGACGCCGAGTACGTCAACAGCCACCTGGGTGAATTGGCGCAGAACGAAGATCTGTCCCGTTATATCCTGTAA
- the phaC gene encoding class II poly(R)-hydroxyalkanoic acid synthase produces MRDKPATGVVPSPAVFINAQSAMTGLRGRDLISTLRSVAAHGLRNPIHSAKHALKLGGALGRVLLGETLHPTNPNDSRFADPAWSLNPFYRRGLQAYLSWQKQVKSWIDESSMSDDDRARAHFAFSLINDAVAPSNTLLNPLAIKELFNSGGHSLVRGLSHLFDDLLHNDGLPRQVTKQAFEVGKTVATTTGSVVFRNELLELIQYKPMSEKQYSKPLLVVPPQINKYYIFDLSPSNSFVQYALKNSLQTFMISWRNPDVRHREWGLSTYVEAVEEAMNICRAITGAREVNLMGACAGGLTIAALQGHLQAKRQLRRVSSATYLVSLLDSQIDSPATLFADEQTLEAAKRRSYQKGVLDGRDMARVFAWMRPNDLIWSYFVNNYLLGKEPPAFDILYWNNDSTRLPAAFHGDLLDFFKHNPLIHSGGLEVCGTPIDLQKVTVDSFSVAGMNDHITPWDAVYRSTLLLGGERRFVLSNSGHVQSILNPPSNPKANYVENGKLSSDPRAWYYDAKKVDGSWWPQWLEWVQQRSGTLRETQMALGNANYPPMEAAPGTYVRVR; encoded by the coding sequence ATGCGCGACAAACCCGCGACGGGCGTAGTGCCCAGTCCCGCCGTTTTCATCAATGCACAAAGTGCAATGACCGGCCTGCGAGGCCGCGACCTGATTTCGACGTTGCGCAGCGTAGCCGCCCATGGTCTGCGCAACCCCATTCACAGCGCGAAGCACGCGTTGAAACTCGGTGGCGCGCTCGGACGCGTGCTGCTCGGTGAAACCCTGCATCCGACCAACCCCAATGACAGCCGGTTCGCCGATCCGGCCTGGAGCCTCAACCCGTTTTACCGCCGGGGCCTGCAGGCCTATCTGAGCTGGCAGAAACAGGTCAAGAGCTGGATCGACGAAAGCAGCATGAGCGACGACGACCGCGCCCGCGCGCACTTCGCTTTTTCCCTGATCAACGACGCCGTGGCGCCCTCCAACACGCTGCTCAATCCGCTGGCGATCAAGGAGCTGTTCAACTCCGGCGGCCACAGTCTGGTGCGGGGGCTGAGCCATCTGTTCGATGACCTGCTGCACAACGACGGCCTGCCGCGTCAGGTGACCAAACAGGCTTTCGAAGTCGGCAAGACTGTCGCCACCACCACCGGTTCGGTGGTGTTTCGCAACGAACTGCTCGAGCTGATCCAGTACAAGCCGATGAGCGAAAAGCAGTATTCGAAACCGCTGCTGGTGGTGCCGCCACAAATCAACAAGTACTACATTTTCGACCTGAGCCCGAGCAACAGCTTCGTCCAGTACGCCCTGAAGAACAGCTTGCAGACCTTCATGATCAGTTGGCGTAACCCGGACGTTCGTCATCGCGAATGGGGCCTGTCGACCTACGTCGAGGCCGTGGAAGAAGCGATGAACATCTGCCGGGCGATCACCGGTGCCCGGGAGGTCAACCTGATGGGTGCCTGCGCCGGCGGGCTGACCATCGCCGCATTGCAGGGGCACTTGCAGGCCAAGCGGCAGTTGCGGCGGGTCTCCAGCGCGACCTATCTGGTGAGCCTGCTCGACAGTCAGATCGATTCACCGGCGACACTGTTCGCCGATGAACAGACCCTCGAAGCAGCCAAGCGTCGCTCCTATCAGAAAGGCGTGCTGGACGGTCGCGACATGGCCAGGGTGTTCGCCTGGATGCGGCCCAACGATCTGATCTGGAGCTACTTCGTCAACAACTACCTGCTGGGCAAGGAGCCGCCGGCGTTCGACATCCTCTACTGGAACAACGACAGCACCCGCCTGCCCGCCGCGTTTCATGGCGACCTGCTGGACTTCTTCAAGCACAACCCGCTGATTCATTCGGGCGGCCTGGAAGTCTGCGGCACGCCGATCGACCTGCAGAAAGTCACGGTCGACAGTTTCAGCGTGGCCGGCATGAACGACCACATCACGCCTTGGGACGCGGTGTATCGCTCGACCCTGCTGCTGGGTGGCGAGCGGCGCTTCGTGCTGTCCAACAGCGGCCACGTCCAGAGCATTCTCAACCCGCCGAGCAACCCCAAGGCCAACTACGTCGAAAACGGCAAGCTGAGCAGCGACCCGCGCGCCTGGTACTACGACGCGAAAAAAGTCGACGGCAGTTGGTGGCCGCAGTGGCTGGAATGGGTCCAGCAGCGCTCCGGCACCCTGCGCGAAACCCAGATGGCCCTTGGCAACGCGAACTATCCACCGATGGAGGCGGCGCCCGGCACTTACGTGCGCGTGCGCTGA
- a CDS encoding gamma-butyrobetaine hydroxylase-like domain-containing protein, translating to MTQLPTDIKLHKASKTLSLKYASGEEYTLPAEFLRVHSPSAEVQGHGKPILQFGKLHVSLTKVEPAGQYALKLTFDDGHDSGLFTWDYLYELGRRYDALWADYLAELKAAGKTRDPDESVVKLML from the coding sequence ATGACCCAACTCCCCACCGACATCAAACTGCACAAAGCCTCGAAAACCCTGTCGCTCAAATACGCGTCCGGCGAGGAATACACCCTGCCCGCCGAATTCCTGCGCGTGCATTCCCCCTCCGCCGAGGTCCAGGGCCACGGCAAACCGATCCTGCAATTCGGCAAGCTCCACGTCAGCCTGACCAAGGTAGAACCGGCCGGCCAGTACGCACTGAAACTGACCTTCGACGACGGTCATGACAGCGGCCTGTTCACCTGGGATTACCTCTACGAACTGGGGCGACGTTATGACGCACTCTGGGCGGATTATCTGGCCGAGCTCAAAGCCGCCGGCAAAACCCGCGACCCGGACGAGTCCGTCGTCAAGCTGATGCTCTAG